In Planctomycetia bacterium, the following proteins share a genomic window:
- a CDS encoding histone H1, producing MQEYEALKQLVEACADDVAKAEGGNKAAGTRVRKAMQDIKNAAQNVRKKILEVRSTDDAAS from the coding sequence ATGCAGGAATATGAAGCCCTCAAGCAACTTGTGGAAGCATGCGCGGATGACGTAGCCAAGGCCGAAGGCGGCAACAAGGCGGCCGGAACCCGCGTTCGGAAGGCGATGCAGGATATCAAGAATGCCGCACAGAACGTGCGCAAGAAGATTCTTGAAGTGCGTTCCACGGACGACGCCGCGTCATAA
- a CDS encoding beta-hydroxyacyl-ACP dehydratase — MPPPPIIDPSTLDTGRILHDRDKIYKYLPQRFEFAQLDGIIHVDTTLHHAAGIRNVRPDEWWCRGHMPGHPIFPGVLMLECAAQLAGFVQHEFAPFEADYFLGFGGVEKCKFRGSVIPPAQIILVGRMTEARKRRFVCDVQSYLDGEMVFEASIYGMPLKMAL, encoded by the coding sequence ATGCCACCCCCGCCCATCATCGACCCGTCGACCCTTGATACAGGCCGGATTCTGCACGACCGGGATAAAATCTATAAATACTTGCCCCAGCGCTTCGAGTTTGCCCAACTCGATGGGATTATCCACGTCGATACCACGCTTCACCACGCGGCGGGCATTCGAAACGTGCGCCCCGATGAATGGTGGTGTCGCGGTCACATGCCCGGCCATCCAATCTTTCCAGGCGTCCTCATGCTGGAGTGTGCGGCGCAATTAGCCGGCTTCGTACAGCACGAATTCGCGCCGTTCGAGGCGGACTACTTCCTCGGATTCGGCGGCGTCGAAAAATGCAAGTTCCGTGGAAGCGTCATTCCACCTGCACAAATCATCCTGGTGGGGCGGATGACCGAGGCACGCAAGCGCAGATTCGTGTGCGACGTGCAGTCGTACTTGGACGGCGAAATGGTCTTCGAAGCCAGCATCTACGGTATGCCGCTCAAGATGGCCCTGTGA